The following are encoded together in the Bos indicus isolate NIAB-ARS_2022 breed Sahiwal x Tharparkar chromosome 29, NIAB-ARS_B.indTharparkar_mat_pri_1.0, whole genome shotgun sequence genome:
- the LOC109553989 gene encoding PRAME family member 8-like, translating to MSVHNPPRLAILAAIGLLRDEPLAISTLEFLPTELYPLLFMAAVFGRRRETLKAMVPAWPFARLPLGSLMQKPHQGTLQAVLEGLDVLLAQKVHPRRGKLRVLDLRNTGQDFWNMWSGGKGHMPSSSQLVPVAEDMSRKRHPLTPLEVYIELCLTKKPLEKFLTYLFRWVEQRKASIHLCCKKMKIISMSKENMKTVLRMVKLDCVQMVKLSFTQKLSTLAQFAPLLGQMSNVQSLILSRIRGSAVEEQDHQDLLQLTSQILRLQNLRDLRMEAPFFLEGRLDQMLRCLKTPLDNISITNCLLTESDLTHLSWCPKICQLKGLNLSGVTLTDFNPKLLQVLLEKVAGTLEELDLNLCGITDIHLNGFLPALSCCSQLRVLTMCGNLISMAVLERVLHHTDRLPDLNLELYPAPRESYSSLGVLHRERFAQIKAKLREVQTAGARFMEYWPEFLERVVWSQHSRGLTLRNGTSGGAELKDTAGLGSLKVYTDLCLSKRTLDNFLSYLPSITKVLNMVQLDCIQEVQVTWIWHLSILATFAPLLGQTSNVQKPRLSRIHSLPMPEDPLGPPSSN from the exons ATGAGTGTTCACAACCCTCCCAGACTTGCGATCTTGGCAGCAATTGGCCTGCTGAGAGACGAGCCCTTAGCCATCTCTACTTTGGAGTTTCTGCCCACAGAGCTCTACCCACTACTCTTCATGGCTGCCGTCTTTGGCCGACGCAGGGAGACCCTGAAGGCTATGGTGCCAGCCTGGCCCTTTGCCCGCCTGCCTCTGGGAAGCCTGATGCAAAAGCCTCACCAAGGAACCTTACAAGCAGTGCTGGAAGGCCTTGATGTCCTGCTTGCCCAGAAGGTTCACCCCAG GAGGGGCAAGCTGCGGGTGCTGGACTTAAGGAATACCGGCCAGGACTTCTGGAACATGTGGTCTGGAGGCAAGGGCCACATGCCCTCCAGCTCACAGCTGGTTCCAGTGGCTGAGGACATGTCCAGGAAAAGGCACCCCTTGACTCCCTTAGAAGTGTACATAGAACTTTGTCTTACgaaaaagcccctggagaaaTTCCTTACCTACCTCTTCAGGTGGGTGGAGCAGAGAAAAGCCTCCATACACCTGTGCTGTAAGAAGATGAAGATTATTTCAATGTCCAAGGAAAATATGAAGACAGTTCTCAGGATGGTGAAGCTGGATTGTGTACAGATGGTGAAACTGAGTTTCACCCAGAAGCTGTCCACCCTGGCCCAGTTTGCTCCTCTCCTGGGTCAGATGAGCAACGTTCAGAGTCTCATTCTCTCCCGCATTCGTGGGTCTGCTGTTGAGGAGCAGGACCATCAGGATCTTCTGCAATTGACCTCTCAGATCCTCCGGCTGCAGAACCTCCGGGACCTCCGCATGGAAGCTCCATTCTTCCTTGAAGGCCGTCTGGACCAAATGCTCAG gtgCTTGAAGACCCCCTTGGACAACATCTCAATCACCAACTGCCTGCTTACAGAATCAGACCTGACCCATCTGTCCTGGTGTCCAAAAATCTGTCAGCTGAAGGGCCTGAATCTTAGTGGCGTCACCCTCACCGACTTTAATCCCAAGCTCCTTCAAGTTCTACTGGAGAAAGTTGCAGGCACTCTGGAAGAACTGGACTTAAACCTGTGTGGGATCACGGACATCCACCTCAATGGCTTTCTGCCTGCCCTGAGCTGCTGCTCCCAGCTTAGGGTCCTCACCATGTGCGGAAACCTCATCTCAATGGCTGTCCTGGAGAGGGTCCTGCATCATACTGACAGGCTCCCTGATTTAAATCTAGAGCTTTATCCAGCCCCTCGGGAGAGTTACAGCTCTCTGGGTGTCCTTCACCGGGAAAGATTTGCTCAGATAAAGGCTAAGCTGAGG GAGGTGCAAACTGCAGGTGCTAGATTCATGGAATACTGGCCAGAATTTCTGGAGCGTGTGGTCTGGAGCCAGCACTCAAGGGGGCTCACACTCAGGAATGGCACCAGTGGTGGAGCAGAGCTCAAGGACACAGCAGGCCTTGGCTCCCTTAAAGTATACACAGACCTTTGTCTAAGTAAAAGGACCCTGGATAACTTCCTCTCCTACCTCCCCAG TATCACAAAGGTCCTGAATATGGTGCAGCTGGACTGTATCCAGGAGGTGCAAGTCACCTGGATCTGGCATCTGTCCATCCTGGCCACGTTTGCTCCTCTCCTGGGTCAGACGAGCAACGTGCAGAAACCCCGTCTCTCCCGCATTCACAGTCTGCCC ATGCCTGAGGACCCCCTTGGCCCACCCAGCAGTAACTAA